The genomic window CCTGGCCGACCAGCATCGACCGCGGCGACGTCAGCGTCAGGTGGCCCGTCTTGAAGTCGTGCATCAGGTCGGCGGAGATGAGCACCAGCTGCTTCACCAGCCCGCAGCTCACCAGGCCGGCGACCACGCCGTTGTCTTTCCCAGCCCACGCCGCCAGCACGAACAGCGCGATCTTGCCGTAGTTGTACCCCATGTTCATGTCCGTCAGCCCCGTGCCGTACGCGTTGCAGAACCCCAGCGCCGGTGCCAGCACGTACGCCAGGATCACGTAGTACCACTTCACCTCCCGGAACATGATCGGGATCACGATCACCGCGATGAGGCTGAGCGCGGCGTACCCCGTGTAGGACAGCCAGGTCGGGATGTTGTCCCTGTTGAACACCTCGTCGCGCTGCATGTCGTCAAGCGCCATGGTGTCCGCGTCCGCCACTACATAGCACAAATTCCAGCTAATAGTAAGTAAGGATATTTCGGTGAGGTAATCGGATCTTTTTTCTACCGCTTTATTTACTTACCTTTGTTCTGGTTCTTGCGACGTGATCTCTCGCGTATGTTCTTGACAGTGATAGCTATGActttaacaaagttgtagaggccGTCTCCCACGAGAAGAGCAATGCAGAGGAAGGCCTGATCGGGGAACCAATCGGGAATGGGGTTAAGAACTGAAGCTAGTTTTAGTACTGTAAGAACTGTTATAAACCCATTAGTATACCTTGTACCCGTAGATGCCTGACATGCTACTTTGAGACCCATTAGTATACCAGTTGCCCTTCTGCTTGCTGATGAGTGGCCACATTACGCCCCAGGAAAGGATGGCGCCGAAGAGCAACGAGAGGTTGACAAGGTGCGAGCAGATCATCCCAGCGCCAACATACGTCAGGCTGAAGTCGAAGAAAAACCTGACGATTCAAAGGGCTCAGAAAGGTGAGTCTTTTGCTGCCTTTGTGCACTGAAACATATAAAAAACAACAACGAGAAAGACAGCAGTGATTACGTCTGTTTAAAAGCTTGGAGCCCGAAAGTAGGGAACTGAGCGAATCCGCAGTTGTCGCCGGCAGTGTAGAACCACTGGAAGAAGCTCCAGAGGAAGCTGATCCCGAAGTACTTGAGGAATGCACGGACCTGATTTCTGGCATGACGGCGAAAGTGGTAAATAGTTCAGGTTTTCAGTTTGATCGTGTTGGCAAGTTGGGGGAAGATTTCGCCAGCATGACTGAAAGTCTGAAATGAAATGAAATAGCGTACTTTGCATTCTTATCTCCTTGAGGTGTGTGGAACCCGTTTATGAGAACCGCAGTGGCAGTCCCACTGGGATAAGTGAGTTTGTAGTCAATAACGAGCACCTGAAAAGTATTTAGAAAGGTGAAAACTAGAGGTAATACCCAGGTTCCCTAAAACGGAGTATTTCATACTTTATTATATTGATGAATTGAGAGAGAAAAAAGGTTCTAAATGATTGAACTAATCGTGGCCGATTATGCAAAAGTCTTCTAAACGTACAAAAGAAAATGAGAAGTTCTGAGAGCAACAGCAACCATAGAAAATTCAGAAATCGCCGCTCAAATAGTAGTCGGACATGGAAAGACGAGAGAGAGGAGCACCTTTCTGACTGGAAGCAAGGTGAGGAGCCCCACGAAGCTGACGGCGAGGAGGAATCCCGTCATCCAGCCGATGGCAGGCTCCTTGTAGCTCCCCGGCACGTTGCCCGGCGTGTTCACCCCGGAGAGCTCGTACGTCTTCTTGTTCAGGCCCAACAAGAACGACCCGAACCCACCTGCAGATTCAGATGGGGGTCAAGAACGACGGCGGATGCTTCATGCTTGGGATGGGGCTCATTATAGATTGGGCGACTTACCGCCGAACCCTATGGTGTAGCAGGCGACGACGGTGGTCTGGACGACGGTGTTCTCCTGGCGGGTGAAGGGGCGGGAGGCAATGCCTAGGCGCTCGAGGGCGCGCGTCCAGCCCCGGAGCACCAGGAAGGCGAGCAGCGCGGCGGAGACGTTCATCGTCGGGGTGAGCCCCGTGGTGAGGCTGAGCTTCATGACGATCACCGTGTAGACGAAGCCGATGAGCAGCGCCGCCACCATCCCGCGCGCGGTGATCTGCTCGCGCCACGGCGGGACGCGCTCCGCCACGCGCGCCGCCGCGGGCTCCGACTCCATGTCCGCCGGCGCCGCGCGCTCGGCCGGCAGCGTCTTCTCGATCTCGTGCGCGCCCGCCGGGTCGTGATGGAACTGGTCCATGGCGCCGGCGCCTGGGCCCCGGGGGACCAGCAGCTCGAGCTCCGAGACGGCGGCGGCTGCAGTATGGAGGCGGAGCTGTGAGTTCATTTGTCCACGGAAACTAGACTAGGCAGGATGCCACTAATCCACTATTGCCATCCATGTGCTCGTGCATTGGACTTGGACAGCTGCACAGGCGTGAGTAGCTAGATGCACTCGGAATCTCGGATTGTTAAACCATTTTCgccttctctctcttctcttcttcGATATTTTATTAAGTTTTGTAATGGAAATTGGAAACCCAAATTCCCAAATGGGTCAGAGAAGATAAGGAAGGATGAGGAACGGATGGATCCTCTCAAACGCTAACGTACATGTCACGAGCAGACGATTGGAGACGCGGCACCCAGATTCTGATTGCCCGAAAAGATCAAAATCTGGAGTGAAAACCACGCAAACGACGCCATAAATCACTCCAGCAGGACAGGAACACCCAAAAACACACAGAACGGACTATGACGATAGCAGACAACGGAAAACGCGAAACTGACGCACAGGACAGCCAGAAACCGAGCCAAAGATCAAATTTCTCGGCGCGGATTGGAGAGCGGAGACCAGGCACGCTGAGGGCCGGCCGGAGACCTCACCTGGCTAGCTTGCCGGAACAGCAGCGCCTGATCGACGAGCACGGACGCCGATCAGCGATCACCCCTGGCACAAGCCGCGGCGAGAGGGTGGAATGGCACGGCGGCCCTTTTGT from Miscanthus floridulus cultivar M001 chromosome 11, ASM1932011v1, whole genome shotgun sequence includes these protein-coding regions:
- the LOC136491238 gene encoding probable metal-nicotianamine transporter YSL16 — translated: MNSQLRLHTAAAAVSELELLVPRGPGAGAMDQFHHDPAGAHEIEKTLPAERAAPADMESEPAAARVAERVPPWREQITARGMVAALLIGFVYTVIVMKLSLTTGLTPTMNVSAALLAFLVLRGWTRALERLGIASRPFTRQENTVVQTTVVACYTIGFGGGFGSFLLGLNKKTYELSGVNTPGNVPGSYKEPAIGWMTGFLLAVSFVGLLTLLPVRKVLVIDYKLTYPSGTATAVLINGFHTPQGDKNAKNQVRAFLKYFGISFLWSFFQWFYTAGDNCGFAQFPTFGLQAFKQTFFFDFSLTYVGAGMICSHLVNLSLLFGAILSWGVMWPLISKQKGNWYTNGSQSSMSGIYGYKAFLCIALLVGDGLYNFVKVIAITVKNIRERSRRKNQNKVADADTMALDDMQRDEVFNRDNIPTWLSYTGYAALSLIAVIVIPIMFREVKWYYVILAYVLAPALGFCNAYGTGLTDMNMGYNYGKIALFVLAAWAGKDNGVVAGLVSCGLVKQLVLISADLMHDFKTGHLTLTSPRSMLVGQAIGTLMGCVLAPLTFMLFYRAFDVGDPDGYWKAPYALIYRNMAILGVEGFSALPTHCLELCAGFFAFAVLANLARDLLPRGIARFVPLPMAMAVPFLVGASFAIDMCVGSLVVFAWHKLDSKKAALLVPAVASGLICGDGIWTFPSSLLALAKIKPPICMKFTPGS